One Herbaspirillum rubrisubalbicans genomic window carries:
- a CDS encoding 2-hydroxychromene-2-carboxylate isomerase, translated as MSNPIDFYFDFSSPYGYFAAVEIDKLAARHGRSVNWHPILLGPIFKALGTNSLVNIPLKGEYSKHDMERTARFHNIFYQAPSNFPIGSQVAARATLWVQQTQPAKAVDLIKTLYSAYFTEDIDISVTDHVLRIAADAGIDRHALEAALASPELKEQLRQRTDAAAKAGVFGSPFMIVDGEAFWGFDRFTQLEAFLKNGKI; from the coding sequence ATGAGCAATCCCATCGATTTCTACTTCGACTTCAGCTCGCCCTACGGCTATTTCGCCGCGGTCGAGATCGACAAGCTGGCCGCCAGGCATGGCCGCAGCGTCAACTGGCACCCCATCCTGCTGGGCCCGATCTTCAAGGCACTGGGCACCAACTCGCTGGTCAATATCCCGCTCAAGGGCGAATATTCCAAGCACGACATGGAGCGCACCGCGCGCTTCCACAACATCTTTTACCAAGCCCCCAGCAACTTCCCCATCGGCAGCCAGGTCGCAGCCCGCGCCACGCTGTGGGTGCAGCAGACCCAGCCGGCCAAGGCGGTGGACCTGATCAAGACCCTCTACAGCGCCTACTTCACCGAAGACATCGACATCAGCGTCACCGACCACGTACTGCGCATCGCCGCCGATGCCGGCATCGACCGCCACGCCCTGGAAGCCGCGCTGGCCTCGCCGGAGCTGAAGGAACAGCTGCGCCAGCGCACCGACGCCGCGGCCAAGGCCGGCGTGTTCGGCTCGCCCTTCATGATCGTCGATGGCGAAGCCTTCTGGGGCTTTGACCGCTTCACTCAGTTGGAAGCCTTCCTCAAGAACGGAAAGATCTGA
- a CDS encoding YchJ family protein translates to MSHKKDKSGPCPCGQPSFDQCCGRFIGGGQIPETAALLMRSRYSAFALRDEAYLRATWFPDTLPEEELTSETDVKWIGLDIKNHQHASDSDEATVEFVARFKVAGRAHRLHEISHFVRQPDATGQLRWYYVDGRFPDD, encoded by the coding sequence ATGAGCCACAAGAAAGACAAGTCCGGCCCCTGCCCCTGCGGCCAGCCCAGCTTCGACCAATGCTGCGGTCGCTTCATCGGTGGCGGGCAGATACCGGAGACGGCCGCATTGCTGATGCGCTCGCGCTACAGCGCCTTCGCCCTGCGCGACGAAGCCTACCTGCGCGCCACCTGGTTCCCCGACACCCTGCCGGAAGAAGAGTTGACCAGCGAGACCGACGTCAAGTGGATAGGGCTGGACATCAAGAACCACCAGCACGCCAGCGACAGCGATGAAGCCACGGTGGAATTCGTGGCGCGCTTCAAGGTGGCGGGCCGCGCCCACCGCCTGCACGAAATCAGCCACTTCGTGCGCCAGCCGGATGCCACGGGCCAGTTGCGCTGGTACTACGTAGATGGGCGCTTCCCGGACGATTGA
- a CDS encoding carboxyl transferase domain-containing protein — protein sequence MPQIESKLNPRSEEFQHNRQAMQVLVDDLRQKVAAIAEGGGAAAREKHVARGKLLPRERVQMLLDPGTPFLEFSQLAAYGMYREQDRDGHHKDAAPSAGIITGIGRVAGQECVIVCNDATVKGGTYYPMTAKKHLRAQEIAQFNHLPCIYLVDSGGANLPNQDEVFPDRDHFGRIFYNQANLSAQGIPQIAVVMGSCTAGGAYVPAMSDESIIVKEQATIFLAGPPLVKAATGEVVSAEELGGGDVHTRLSGVADHLAQDDTHALAIARNIVGHLNRRKPQQLALRASVEPNYPAHELYGVIPTDTRKPFDVREVIARIVDASQFDEFKARYGTTLVCGFAHLQGMPVGIIANNGILFSESAEKGTHFIELCCQRKIPLIFLQNITGFMVGKKAENEGIARHGAKMVTAVSTAKVPKLTVIIGGSFGAGNYGMCGRAFSPRFLWMWPNARISVMGGEQAASVLATVKRDGIEARGGNWSTEEEAAFKEPIRAQYETQGHPYYASARLWDDGVIDPADTRQVLALGLSAALNAPIEETRFGVFRI from the coding sequence ATGCCGCAGATTGAAAGCAAGCTCAACCCGCGCAGCGAGGAATTCCAGCACAATCGCCAGGCCATGCAAGTGCTGGTGGACGATCTGCGGCAAAAGGTCGCCGCCATCGCCGAAGGCGGCGGCGCGGCGGCACGCGAGAAACATGTCGCCCGTGGCAAGCTGCTGCCGCGCGAACGGGTCCAGATGCTGCTGGACCCCGGCACGCCCTTCCTGGAGTTCTCCCAACTGGCGGCCTACGGCATGTACCGCGAGCAGGACCGCGACGGCCACCACAAGGATGCCGCGCCCTCAGCCGGCATCATCACCGGCATCGGTCGCGTGGCCGGCCAGGAATGCGTGATCGTCTGCAACGACGCCACCGTCAAGGGCGGCACCTACTACCCGATGACGGCCAAGAAGCACCTGCGCGCGCAAGAGATCGCCCAATTCAATCACCTGCCCTGCATCTACCTGGTCGATAGCGGCGGCGCCAACCTGCCCAACCAGGATGAAGTCTTCCCCGACCGCGACCACTTCGGCCGCATCTTCTACAACCAGGCCAACCTGTCGGCCCAAGGCATCCCGCAGATCGCCGTGGTGATGGGCTCCTGCACCGCCGGCGGCGCCTATGTGCCGGCCATGAGCGATGAATCCATCATCGTCAAGGAACAGGCCACCATCTTCCTGGCCGGCCCACCGCTGGTCAAGGCCGCCACCGGCGAAGTGGTCAGCGCCGAGGAACTGGGCGGCGGCGATGTCCACACGCGCCTGTCCGGTGTGGCCGATCACCTGGCCCAGGACGACACCCATGCGCTGGCCATTGCCCGCAACATCGTCGGCCACCTCAACCGCCGCAAGCCGCAACAACTGGCATTGCGCGCGAGTGTGGAACCGAACTACCCGGCCCATGAACTGTATGGCGTCATCCCCACCGATACCCGCAAACCCTTCGATGTGCGCGAAGTCATTGCGCGCATCGTCGACGCCAGCCAGTTCGATGAATTCAAGGCGCGCTATGGCACCACCCTGGTCTGCGGCTTTGCGCACCTGCAGGGAATGCCGGTGGGCATCATCGCCAACAACGGCATCCTGTTTTCGGAATCGGCCGAGAAAGGCACGCACTTCATCGAACTGTGCTGCCAGCGCAAGATCCCGCTGATCTTCCTGCAGAACATCACCGGCTTCATGGTCGGCAAGAAAGCCGAAAACGAAGGCATCGCCCGCCACGGTGCAAAAATGGTCACAGCCGTTTCCACCGCCAAGGTCCCAAAGCTGACCGTCATCATCGGCGGCAGCTTCGGCGCCGGCAACTACGGCATGTGCGGCCGGGCCTTCTCGCCGCGCTTTTTGTGGATGTGGCCCAATGCCCGCATCTCGGTGATGGGGGGCGAACAGGCCGCCAGCGTGCTGGCCACCGTCAAGCGTGATGGTATCGAAGCGCGCGGCGGCAACTGGAGCACCGAAGAAGAAGCTGCCTTCAAGGAACCCATCCGCGCTCAATATGAAACGCAGGGCCATCCCTACTACGCCTCGGCCCGGCTGTGGGATGACGGCGTGATCGATCCGGCCGATACCCGCCAGGTATTGGCACTGGGCTTGTCGGCCGCCTTGAACGCCCCCATCGAAGAGACCCGATTCGGCGTGTTCCGCATCTGA
- a CDS encoding acetyl/propionyl/methylcrotonyl-CoA carboxylase subunit alpha, whose amino-acid sequence MFTKILVANRGEIACRVAATARRMGIATVAVYSDADAHAKHVAACDESVHIGPAPAKESYLCGDKIIAAALASGAQAIHPGYGFLSENAGFAQACAEAGLVFIGPPASAIDAMGSKSAAKALMETAAVPLVPGYHGARQESDFLRNEADRIGYPVLLKASAGGGGKGMRVVERSEDFDAALASCKREAISSFGDDRVLVEKYLTRPRHIEIQVFADHHGHCVYLFERDCSVQRRHQKVLEEAPAPGMSSERRAAMGQAAVAAARAVGYVGAGTVEFIANQDGSFYFMEMNTRLQVEHPVTEMITGLDLVEWQLRVAAGEALPLQQDQLRLQGHAIEARIYAENPEKGFLPAIGTLSHLRCAPAVEFTLAAAGATQPAAVRIDSGVREGDAISPFYDPMIAKLIVWGADRQAALRNMTRALAQYQVVGLATNIGFLQRLVAGQAFATAELDTGLIERHRDTLFPPLSAPATDTLALAAAALLQQERQASTGHDPWAQTSGWRLNTRLVRTLCFEDDAGKHSVQVEYAGDGQHWQLQIAGRTHTLEIHAASAEHLLITLDGRTLRATVVREAECWHLFDAHGQRSLRYLDPLAHAGHTEAEGGRLTAPMPGKIVALLVEQGASVAQGAALLIMEAMKMEHTITAPAAGTVQALLYAVGDQVAEGAQLLDFKAA is encoded by the coding sequence ATGTTCACCAAGATCCTAGTCGCCAATCGCGGCGAAATCGCCTGCCGCGTGGCCGCTACCGCACGCCGTATGGGCATCGCCACCGTGGCCGTGTATTCCGATGCCGACGCGCACGCCAAACATGTGGCCGCCTGTGACGAAAGCGTGCATATCGGCCCGGCGCCGGCCAAGGAAAGCTATCTCTGTGGCGACAAGATCATCGCCGCCGCGCTGGCCAGCGGCGCCCAGGCGATCCACCCCGGCTATGGCTTCCTGTCGGAGAACGCCGGCTTCGCCCAGGCCTGCGCCGAGGCCGGCCTGGTCTTCATCGGCCCACCGGCCTCGGCCATCGACGCCATGGGCTCCAAGTCGGCCGCCAAGGCCTTGATGGAAACCGCCGCCGTGCCGCTGGTGCCGGGCTATCACGGGGCACGCCAGGAAAGTGACTTCCTGCGCAACGAAGCCGACCGCATCGGCTATCCGGTGCTGCTCAAAGCCAGTGCCGGCGGTGGTGGCAAGGGAATGCGGGTGGTCGAGCGCAGTGAAGATTTCGACGCCGCGCTGGCCTCCTGCAAGCGCGAAGCGATCTCCAGCTTCGGCGACGACCGCGTACTGGTGGAGAAATACCTGACCCGCCCGCGCCATATCGAAATCCAGGTCTTCGCTGATCACCACGGCCATTGCGTCTATCTGTTCGAACGCGATTGCTCGGTACAGCGACGTCACCAGAAGGTGCTGGAAGAAGCGCCCGCCCCCGGCATGAGCAGCGAACGCCGTGCCGCCATGGGCCAGGCCGCCGTGGCTGCGGCCCGGGCCGTGGGCTACGTGGGTGCCGGCACCGTCGAATTCATCGCCAACCAGGATGGCAGTTTCTATTTCATGGAAATGAATACGCGCCTGCAGGTCGAGCACCCGGTGACCGAGATGATCACCGGCCTGGACCTGGTGGAATGGCAATTGCGGGTCGCCGCTGGTGAAGCGCTGCCGCTGCAACAGGATCAATTGCGCCTTCAGGGCCACGCCATCGAAGCGCGCATCTATGCCGAGAATCCCGAGAAAGGCTTCCTGCCCGCCATCGGCACGCTGAGCCATCTGCGCTGCGCGCCGGCGGTGGAGTTCACGCTGGCCGCCGCCGGCGCCACGCAACCGGCGGCGGTGCGCATCGATTCCGGCGTGCGCGAGGGTGACGCGATTTCGCCCTTCTATGATCCGATGATCGCCAAGCTCATCGTCTGGGGCGCCGACCGCCAGGCCGCCCTGCGCAACATGACGCGCGCCCTGGCGCAATACCAGGTGGTGGGGCTGGCCACCAATATCGGCTTCCTGCAACGGCTGGTCGCGGGCCAGGCCTTCGCCACGGCCGAGCTCGACACCGGCTTGATCGAGCGCCACCGCGATACCCTCTTCCCGCCCCTGTCCGCCCCCGCCACCGACACGCTGGCGCTGGCCGCCGCCGCCCTGCTGCAGCAGGAACGGCAAGCCAGCACCGGCCATGATCCCTGGGCCCAGACCAGCGGCTGGCGCCTCAACACGCGCCTGGTGCGCACACTCTGCTTCGAGGATGACGCCGGCAAGCACAGCGTACAGGTCGAGTACGCCGGCGATGGCCAACACTGGCAATTGCAGATCGCCGGCCGCACGCACACGCTGGAAATCCATGCCGCCAGCGCAGAGCACCTGCTCATCACGCTGGATGGCCGCACCCTGCGTGCTACGGTGGTACGCGAAGCAGAGTGCTGGCACCTCTTCGATGCGCACGGCCAGCGCAGCCTGCGCTACCTCGACCCGCTGGCCCACGCCGGCCACACCGAAGCCGAAGGCGGCCGCCTGACCGCGCCCATGCCCGGCAAGATCGTCGCGCTGCTGGTGGAGCAAGGCGCCAGCGTCGCCCAGGGCGCAGCGCTGCTGATCATGGAAGCCATGAAGATGGAACACACCATCACCGCCCCCGCCGCCGGCACCGTCCAGGCCTTGCTCTACGCGGTCGGCGACCAGGTCGCCGAGGGCGCGCAGTTGCTGGACTTCAAGGCCGCCTGA
- a CDS encoding MBL fold metallo-hydrolase: MNAPALHLAPSIHVLERGWLSSNNVLLFGRDEVAMIDSGYVTHGEQTQTLVRHVLHQRGRERLDLLINTHLHSDHCGGNAALQAAHHCRIAIPAAEADKVRHWDETALSYQATGQRCPRFVHDQVIASGDVLRLGELDWTALAAPGHDPHALLFYCAQEGVLISADALWRNGFGIIFPELEGQSGFEEARATLELIRTLDVRTVIPGHGAPFHDIDDALEKAFSRLDYLRADPLRNAHNGIKVLVKFLLLERGRIALAQLPAMMRDIPLLRITNARYLQMEEAALAQWCVAQLEKAGAARSDGVFLLDC, from the coding sequence ATGAACGCCCCCGCGCTGCACCTCGCCCCCTCCATCCACGTGCTGGAGCGGGGCTGGCTATCGTCCAACAACGTACTGCTGTTCGGCCGCGATGAAGTGGCCATGATCGATAGCGGCTACGTCACCCACGGCGAACAGACCCAGACCCTGGTGCGCCACGTCCTGCACCAGCGCGGCCGCGAGCGCCTGGACCTGCTCATCAACACCCACCTGCACTCCGACCACTGCGGCGGCAATGCCGCCCTGCAGGCGGCCCACCACTGCCGCATTGCCATCCCCGCCGCCGAAGCCGACAAAGTGCGCCACTGGGATGAAACAGCCCTGAGCTACCAGGCCACCGGCCAGCGCTGCCCGCGCTTCGTGCATGACCAGGTCATCGCCAGCGGTGACGTACTGCGCCTGGGCGAGCTGGACTGGACCGCGCTGGCAGCGCCCGGACATGATCCCCATGCCCTGCTGTTCTACTGCGCGCAGGAAGGTGTACTGATCTCGGCCGATGCGTTGTGGCGCAATGGCTTTGGCATCATCTTCCCTGAACTGGAAGGCCAATCCGGCTTCGAGGAAGCACGCGCCACGCTGGAACTGATCCGCACGCTGGACGTGCGCACCGTCATCCCCGGCCATGGCGCGCCCTTCCATGACATCGACGATGCGCTGGAAAAAGCCTTCTCGCGCCTCGACTACCTGCGAGCCGACCCGCTGCGCAACGCCCACAACGGCATCAAGGTACTGGTGAAATTCCTGCTGCTCGAACGTGGCCGCATTGCGCTGGCCCAACTGCCGGCGATGATGCGCGACATCCCTTTGTTGCGCATCACCAATGCGCGCTACCTGCAGATGGAGGAGGCGGCACTGGCCCAGTGGTGCGTAGCGCAACTGGAAAAAGCCGGCGCCGCCCGCAGCGATGGCGTCTTCCTATTGGACTGCTGA
- a CDS encoding YbaK/EbsC family protein: MNDTAALPSSAQRVADLLSAMGHDKPVVMLPSTGRTSAEAAAAVGCSVAEIAKSIIFRRLSDDAPVLVIASGANRVDEAKVTALTGPLGKADAKFVRDATGYAIGGVCPVGHVIKPIMLIDRDLFNFDSVWAAAGHPHAVFNLSAAQLEKMTGGTVADVRLEAVPQAD, encoded by the coding sequence ATGAACGATACCGCTGCCCTTCCCTCTTCCGCCCAACGCGTGGCCGACCTGCTGAGCGCCATGGGTCACGACAAACCGGTCGTGATGCTGCCCTCGACCGGCCGCACCTCGGCCGAAGCCGCTGCTGCCGTGGGATGCAGCGTGGCCGAGATCGCCAAGTCGATCATCTTCCGCCGCCTCTCCGATGACGCGCCGGTGCTGGTCATTGCCAGCGGCGCCAACCGCGTGGACGAAGCCAAGGTCACCGCACTGACCGGCCCGCTCGGCAAGGCCGACGCCAAGTTCGTGCGGGACGCCACCGGCTACGCCATCGGCGGCGTCTGCCCGGTCGGCCACGTCATCAAGCCGATCATGTTGATCGACCGCGACCTGTTCAACTTCGACAGCGTCTGGGCCGCAGCCGGCCATCCGCACGCCGTCTTCAACCTGAGCGCCGCGCAACTGGAAAAGATGACCGGCGGCACCGTCGCCGATGTGCGCCTGGAAGCGGTACCGCAGGCCGACTGA
- a CDS encoding hydroxymethylglutaryl-CoA lyase, giving the protein MSLPKKVKIVEVGPRDGLQNEKETISAEVKIELVNRLSAAGFPNVEAASFVSPKWVPQMATSAEVMRGITRKPGVIYSALVPNMKGFDAALEAGVDEVVIFGAASEAFSQKNINCSIAESIARFAEVAKAAKDHRKRLRAAVSCAFGCPYQGEVPLDAVADVVRRFRELGCDEIDIADTIGVATPGKVRPVMETAIREFHIEGLSGHFHDTYGQALANIYASLQTGISIYHASVAGLGGCPYAKGATGNVATEDVLYMMHGLGIETGVDLDAVVEAGQFISQQLGRKSVSRAGNAMVAKRVG; this is encoded by the coding sequence ATGAGCCTGCCCAAGAAAGTGAAGATCGTCGAAGTCGGCCCCCGCGACGGTTTGCAGAACGAGAAGGAAACCATTTCCGCCGAGGTCAAGATCGAGCTGGTCAATCGCCTCTCGGCGGCGGGCTTCCCGAATGTGGAAGCGGCCTCCTTCGTCTCGCCCAAGTGGGTGCCACAGATGGCGACCTCCGCCGAAGTCATGCGCGGCATCACGCGCAAGCCTGGCGTGATCTACTCGGCGCTGGTACCCAACATGAAAGGCTTCGACGCAGCGCTGGAAGCGGGCGTGGATGAGGTCGTGATTTTTGGTGCTGCCTCGGAGGCGTTCTCGCAGAAGAACATCAACTGTTCCATTGCCGAATCCATTGCCCGCTTCGCCGAAGTGGCCAAGGCAGCCAAGGACCATCGCAAGCGCTTGCGTGCCGCGGTCAGTTGCGCCTTCGGCTGCCCCTACCAGGGCGAGGTGCCGCTGGACGCCGTGGCCGACGTGGTGCGGCGCTTCCGTGAACTGGGCTGTGACGAAATCGACATTGCCGACACCATTGGCGTAGCCACTCCCGGCAAGGTCCGCCCGGTGATGGAAACGGCCATCCGCGAATTCCACATCGAAGGCTTGTCCGGCCACTTCCATGATACCTATGGCCAAGCCCTGGCCAACATCTATGCCAGCTTGCAGACGGGCATCAGCATCTATCACGCCTCAGTCGCGGGATTGGGAGGCTGTCCTTACGCCAAGGGCGCGACCGGGAATGTGGCTACCGAAGATGTGCTGTACATGATGCATGGCCTGGGCATCGAGACCGGGGTAGACCTGGATGCGGTGGTGGAGGCTGGGCAGTTCATCTCGCAGCAATTGGGGCGCAAGTCGGTGAGTAGGGCGGGGAATGCGATGGTGGCTAAGCGGGTGGGGTGA
- a CDS encoding barstar family protein, translating to MKLRISGSDINNVNDFHNVFSKLLGIEQYYGKNYHALRDVLSSWIERPLHLEWTDSDASKIKLGADFEIIKQIFETVKLHDENYGWEDKFTYEFM from the coding sequence ATGAAGTTACGTATTAGCGGCAGCGACATAAACAATGTGAATGATTTTCATAATGTCTTTTCCAAACTGCTGGGTATCGAGCAGTATTATGGAAAGAATTATCATGCCCTTCGCGATGTGCTGAGTTCTTGGATTGAGAGACCGCTACATTTGGAGTGGACCGATTCGGATGCATCAAAAATTAAGCTGGGCGCAGATTTTGAAATAATTAAGCAGATATTTGAGACGGTTAAGTTGCACGATGAAAATTATGGTTGGGAAGATAAGTTTACATACGAATTCATGTAA